One Phenylobacterium hankyongense DNA segment encodes these proteins:
- the pyrF gene encoding orotidine-5'-phosphate decarboxylase — MAAADPRLIVPLDVPTAEEARALVAALGETVSFYKVGLELFATGDGMGLARDLKGLGKQVFLDWKLHDIGTTVQRSAAVLAQSGCDFLTVHGEPQVMAAAVRGRAGSGLKILAVTVLTSLADQDLAEMGYAEGARALVERRIHQAIAAGCDGVIASPHEAALARARGGKDFLVVTPGVRPDWSAKNDQARAATPLEALQAGASHIVCGRPITAANDPQAAALRVAAEMAQAGG; from the coding sequence ATGGCCGCCGCCGACCCGCGCCTGATCGTTCCCCTCGACGTGCCCACCGCCGAGGAGGCGCGCGCCCTGGTGGCGGCGCTGGGCGAGACGGTGAGCTTCTACAAGGTCGGGCTGGAGCTGTTCGCCACCGGCGACGGCATGGGGCTGGCCCGCGACCTGAAGGGGCTGGGCAAGCAGGTGTTCCTCGACTGGAAGCTGCACGACATCGGCACCACCGTGCAGCGCTCGGCCGCGGTGCTGGCGCAGTCCGGCTGCGACTTCCTGACGGTGCACGGCGAGCCGCAGGTGATGGCCGCGGCGGTGCGCGGCCGGGCCGGCTCGGGGCTGAAGATCCTGGCGGTGACGGTGCTGACCAGCCTGGCCGACCAGGACCTGGCCGAGATGGGCTACGCCGAGGGCGCGCGGGCGCTGGTGGAGCGGCGCATCCACCAGGCCATCGCCGCCGGCTGCGACGGGGTGATCGCCAGCCCGCACGAGGCGGCGCTGGCCCGGGCGCGGGGCGGCAAGGACTTCCTGGTGGTGACGCCGGGCGTGCGGCCCGACTGGTCGGCGAAGAACGACCAGGCCCGCGCCGCGACGCCGCTGGAGGCGCTGCAGGCCGGCGCCTCGCACATCGTCTGCGGCCGGCCGATCACCGCGGCGAACGATCCGCAGGCGGCGGCGCTGCGGGTGGCGGCGGAAATGGCCCAGGCGGGCGGCTAG
- the rpe gene encoding ribulose-phosphate 3-epimerase gives MPSSPIIAPSILAADFARLGEEARAVEAAGADWLHVDVMDGHFVPNITLGPDIVKALRPHVKIPFDVHLMIAPADPYLEAFRAAGADLISVHPEAGPHLNRTLKRIRELGAKAGVVFNPSTDPSVIEWMMDDVDLILVMSINPGFGGQSFMRSQLAKIERLRKMIDATGRDIPLEVDGGVTPETAPLCISAGATALVAGTAVFRGGPDRYADNIRALRGG, from the coding sequence ATGCCGTCTTCGCCGATCATTGCGCCCTCGATCCTCGCCGCCGATTTCGCCCGGCTGGGCGAGGAGGCGCGGGCCGTCGAGGCGGCCGGGGCGGACTGGCTGCACGTGGACGTCATGGACGGCCATTTCGTGCCCAACATCACGCTCGGCCCCGACATCGTGAAGGCGCTCCGGCCGCACGTGAAGATCCCCTTCGACGTCCACCTGATGATCGCCCCGGCCGATCCCTACCTGGAGGCGTTCCGCGCCGCGGGGGCGGACCTGATCAGCGTGCACCCCGAGGCCGGACCGCACCTGAACCGGACGCTGAAGCGGATCCGCGAACTCGGCGCCAAGGCCGGGGTGGTGTTCAACCCGTCCACGGATCCGTCGGTGATCGAGTGGATGATGGACGACGTCGACCTGATCCTGGTGATGTCGATCAACCCGGGCTTCGGCGGCCAGAGCTTCATGCGCTCGCAGCTCGCCAAGATCGAACGCCTGCGCAAGATGATCGACGCCACCGGCCGCGACATCCCGCTGGAGGTCGACGGCGGCGTGACCCCGGAGACCGCGCCCCTTTGCATCTCGGCCGGGGCGACGGCGCTGGTGGCGGGCACGGCGGTGTTCCGCGGCGGGCCCGACCGCTACGCCGACAACATCCGCGCCCTGCGCGGCGGCTAG
- a CDS encoding MarC family protein, which yields MSHADFAVNFFVALFALLDPVGNVPVFAAATAGARGKDRAQIALYISLFVVGFLTFFYFSGLSLLTFFGISLPAFRIAGGVILFLLGLEMARDDFTASYADAADAPAAAGDRRGYARRRFERMIVPFAMPLLIGPGAISTVVIYASQARQFGLGGAAIGVGVIVAVSLSTLLAFLATPLITRILGRIGLTIIVRVLGLILCAMAVQFILGGIADSTSGLIRTDAATPYATK from the coding sequence ATGAGCCACGCGGACTTCGCGGTCAACTTCTTCGTCGCCCTGTTCGCCCTCCTGGATCCGGTGGGCAACGTGCCGGTGTTCGCCGCCGCCACCGCCGGCGCGAGGGGCAAGGACCGGGCCCAGATCGCCCTCTACATCTCGCTGTTCGTGGTCGGCTTCCTGACCTTCTTCTACTTCTCCGGCCTGTCGCTGCTGACCTTCTTCGGCATCTCGCTGCCGGCCTTCCGCATCGCCGGCGGGGTGATCCTGTTCCTGCTCGGGCTGGAGATGGCGCGCGACGACTTCACCGCCAGCTACGCCGACGCCGCCGACGCGCCGGCCGCGGCCGGCGACCGGCGCGGTTACGCGCGGCGCCGCTTCGAGCGGATGATCGTGCCCTTCGCCATGCCGCTGCTGATCGGCCCCGGCGCGATCTCCACCGTGGTCATCTACGCCAGCCAGGCGCGGCAGTTCGGGCTCGGCGGCGCGGCCATCGGCGTCGGGGTGATCGTCGCCGTCTCCCTCAGCACCCTGCTGGCCTTCCTCGCCACCCCGCTGATCACCCGCATCCTCGGCCGCATCGGCCTGACCATCATCGTCCGCGTGCTGGGCCTGATCCTCTGCGCCATGGCCGTGCAGTTCATCCTCGGCGGCATCGCCGATTCCACCAGCGGCCTGATCCGCACGGACGCCGCGACGCCCTACGCGACGAAGTGA
- a CDS encoding GNAT family N-acetyltransferase: protein MILGEGERVRVRRLALADLEQAAPFQYTLFITEPGTALPRLVEAFHQTGFWTQVAGAAAIADKATNRLLGTLQFYRAGPGVHGFEIGYILHHEADRGRGSASEALRLFGDHLFTEHPGCHRLQLVIETWNAASARLAEACGYAREGILRKAGYSSAEPEDCFLYSRVR, encoded by the coding sequence GAGCGGGTCCGGGTGCGCCGCCTCGCGCTGGCCGACCTCGAGCAGGCTGCGCCCTTCCAATACACCCTGTTCATCACGGAGCCGGGGACGGCGCTGCCGCGGCTGGTGGAGGCGTTCCACCAGACCGGCTTCTGGACGCAGGTGGCCGGCGCCGCGGCGATCGCCGACAAGGCCACCAACCGGCTGCTGGGGACGCTGCAGTTCTACCGCGCCGGGCCCGGCGTCCACGGCTTCGAGATCGGCTACATCCTCCACCACGAGGCCGACCGCGGGCGGGGCTCTGCCTCTGAAGCGCTTCGGCTTTTCGGAGATCATCTGTTCACGGAACATCCCGGCTGCCACCGGCTGCAGCTGGTGATCGAGACCTGGAACGCCGCCTCGGCCCGCCTGGCCGAGGCCTGCGGCTACGCCCGCGAAGGGATCCTGCGCAAGGCCGGCTACAGCTCGGCGGAGCCGGAGGACTGCTTCCTCTATTCGCGGGTGCGGTAG
- a CDS encoding RsmB/NOP family class I SAM-dependent RNA methyltransferase: protein MSNPEPNDVQGLPARAAALDLLSAALSRRAGLDEGLNHPALKALEPRDRAFARALVMATLRRLGPIDAALQSRLSKPPSDRVVQILRLGVAQAFVLNTPAHAAVTTSVDLAAADKGSRPLKGLVNAVLRGLVREPPDLDQPDLLAPMWLYARWRAAFGEAEARAIVGLIPQEPATDLSLRVKADAAALAGPLEAEILAGGTLRTALRGEVSAWPGFAEGRWWVQDAAAAVPARLLKVEEGETALDMCAAPGGKTLQLAAAGAKVTAVDKSAGRLMRVAENLERVGLTAEVVTADAAQWGGTRQFDAVLLDAPCSATGTFRRHPDVLWAAKASDIAGLAAVQSRLLDAAGRRTRPGGRLVYCVCSLEPEEGEAQAQAFLSRTPQFGPDPIEPGEGGAPAASLRADGTLRILPHHREGGTDGFYIARFRRAE, encoded by the coding sequence GTGAGCAATCCTGAACCGAACGACGTCCAGGGCCTGCCGGCGCGCGCCGCGGCCCTCGACCTGCTGTCCGCCGCCCTGTCCCGTCGGGCGGGCCTCGACGAGGGGCTGAACCATCCGGCGCTGAAGGCGCTGGAGCCGCGCGACCGCGCCTTCGCCCGCGCCCTGGTGATGGCCACCCTGCGCCGGCTGGGCCCCATCGACGCGGCCCTGCAGTCGCGGCTGTCGAAGCCGCCGTCCGACCGGGTGGTGCAGATCCTGCGGCTGGGCGTCGCCCAGGCCTTCGTGCTGAACACCCCGGCCCACGCCGCGGTGACCACCTCGGTGGACCTCGCCGCCGCCGACAAGGGCAGCCGGCCGCTGAAGGGGCTGGTCAACGCGGTGCTGCGCGGCCTGGTCCGCGAACCGCCGGACCTCGACCAGCCGGACCTCTTGGCGCCGATGTGGCTCTACGCCCGCTGGCGCGCGGCGTTCGGCGAGGCCGAGGCCCGGGCCATCGTCGGCCTGATCCCGCAGGAACCGGCCACCGACCTGTCGCTGCGGGTCAAGGCCGACGCCGCGGCGCTGGCCGGGCCGCTGGAGGCCGAGATCCTGGCCGGCGGCACGCTGCGCACCGCCCTGCGCGGCGAGGTCTCGGCCTGGCCGGGGTTCGCCGAGGGCCGTTGGTGGGTGCAGGACGCCGCCGCCGCCGTGCCGGCCCGCCTGCTGAAGGTGGAGGAGGGCGAGACCGCGCTCGACATGTGCGCTGCGCCGGGCGGCAAGACCCTGCAGCTGGCCGCCGCCGGGGCCAAGGTCACCGCCGTCGACAAGTCCGCCGGCCGGCTGATGCGGGTGGCCGAGAACCTCGAGCGCGTCGGCCTCACCGCCGAGGTGGTCACCGCCGACGCCGCGCAGTGGGGCGGGACCCGGCAGTTCGACGCCGTGCTGCTGGACGCGCCGTGCTCGGCCACCGGCACCTTCCGCCGCCACCCGGACGTGCTGTGGGCCGCCAAGGCCAGCGACATCGCCGGGCTCGCCGCCGTGCAGAGCCGGCTGCTCGACGCCGCCGGCCGCCGCACCAGGCCGGGCGGCCGGCTGGTCTACTGCGTCTGCTCGCTGGAGCCGGAGGAGGGCGAGGCCCAGGCCCAGGCCTTCCTGTCGCGCACCCCGCAGTTCGGCCCCGACCCGATCGAGCCGGGCGAGGGCGGCGCGCCCGCCGCCAGCCTGCGCGCCGACGGCACGCTGCGCATCCTGCCCCACCACCGCGAAGGCGGCACGGACGGCTTCTACATCGCCCGGTTCCGGCGGGCGGAGTAG
- a CDS encoding DUF1674 domain-containing protein codes for MSAMDDTPPNAAPGKPLTPEARRALEEAEARRQAEAAAQLPPEQGGPRGPEPTRFGDWERKGIAVDF; via the coding sequence ATGAGCGCCATGGACGACACGCCCCCCAACGCCGCCCCCGGCAAGCCGCTGACCCCCGAGGCCCGCCGCGCCCTGGAAGAGGCCGAGGCCCGCCGCCAGGCCGAGGCCGCCGCCCAGCTACCCCCCGAGCAGGGCGGCCCCAGAGGCCCCGAGCCCACCCGCTTCGGCGACTGGGAGCGCAAGGGCATCGCCGTCGACTTCTAG